A single region of the Epinephelus fuscoguttatus linkage group LG14, E.fuscoguttatus.final_Chr_v1 genome encodes:
- the osr1 gene encoding protein odd-skipped-related 1 — MGSKTLPAPVPLHPSLQLANYSLLQSSTGLQLPSDHFHSIYSFSALHAIHLHQWTLGYPPLALPRCTISKLPAQFSSMASIPMFPHLLQPKQDTAGLLQSSKNKPRFDFANLAAAATQEDHLKAEDLSMTGAAAAAAAAQASSHHPTAASLGCLLDVTKLSSPERKSSRGRLPSKTKKEFVCKFCGRHFTKSYNLLIHERTHTDERPYTCDICHKAFRRQDHLRDHRYIHSKEKPFKCQECGKGFCQSRTLAVHKTLHMQVKELKPAKIK; from the exons ATGGGCAGCAAGACCCTGCCAGCACCAGTCCCCCTCCACCCATCCCTCCAGCTGGCTAACTACTCCCTCCTCCAAAGCTCCACAGGCCTCCAGCTGCCATCAGATCATTTTCACAGCATCTACAGCTTCAGTGCCCTACACGCCATCCACCTCCACCAGTGGACCCTTGGCTACCCACCTTTGGCCCTGCCCCGCTGTACCATCTCCAAACTGCCTGCCCAGTTCTCTTCCATGGCCTCTATCCCCATGTTCCCTCACCTCCTGCAGCCCAAACAGGACACAGCTGggctgctgcagagctccaaGAACAAACCCCGCTTTGACTTTGCCaaccttgctgcagcagccaccCAGGAGGATCATCTGAAGGCAGAAGACCTGAGTATGAcgggtgctgctgctgccgcagCCGCAGCACAGGCTTCATCTCACCATCCAACTGCAGCCAGCCTGGGATGCCTTCTGGATGTGACCAAACTCTCCTCACCGGAGCGCAAGTCCAGCCGAGGCCGACTGCCCTCCAAGACCAAGAAAGAGTTTGTCTGCAAGTTCTGTGGCCGTCATTTTACCAAATCCTACAACCTTTTGATCCATGAGAGGACGCACACAGATGAGAGGCCGTATACCTGTGATATCTGCCACAAGGCCTTCAGAAGACAGGACCACCTCCGGGACCACAG GTACATTCATTCCAAAGAAAAGCCCTTCAAATGTCAGGAGTGTGGGAAGGGCTTCTGTCAGTCCAGGACACTGGCTGTCCACAAAACATTACACATGCAGGTCAAGGAACTAAAGCCAGCCAAGATCAAGTGA